From one Salmo salar chromosome ssa09, Ssal_v3.1, whole genome shotgun sequence genomic stretch:
- the LOC106612850 gene encoding geminin coiled-coil domain-containing protein 1-like gives MRTAQTCQDLSFVGGQLYDCPYPAPTSADSVDVSTVTLASFWAAGSPDNTACQQEPTQRELLSCLDCGTSPPDPNWNDHLSPHLQRNKQLQDTLIQREEELARLQEENNNLKEFLNSSSVKALEKKTKSLLSAQSGDGRRNRKRNSEIQNLQGVGEFRNLSASQLLLGSQVKRTCQNLSLEFCSEEELACTDSVDLWILQTLGLKDEDTIDTSSTEYSFNCSISSLTKCSSVTDSSGDYCQTTDHKNTAYDSPTDGLCNGASIGLSNDYCFNTNSDYSVSTDSGSDFTGTVLSVLYSPSIEVPPNFHVNPYEPPLPQSVNALSPPDPIQSFRPILASSPNLSQDRSPGLHHTPSLHCGSPSSPIGGDVMTTPLSTPSSQTELAFSISLNPSSSVRLNTHSFPQGQAFVRKNTQGGWNFTWVPKQGP, from the exons ATG CGCACTGCCCAGACTTGCCAAGATCTGAGCTTCGTAGGGGGCCAACTCTACGACTGCCCTTACCCCGCCCCAACGTCAGCAGACAGTGTTGATGTTTCCACGGTGACTCTGGCCTCCTTTTGGGCCGCTGGTTCCCCGGACAACACAGCCTGCCAGCAGGAACCGACACAGAGGG AACTCCTCTCCTGCTTGGACTGTGGGACCTCTCCACCTGACCCCAACTGGAATGACCACCTGTCGCCACATTTGCAGAGAAACAAGCAG CTTCAAGACACATTGATACAAAGAGAGGAGGAACTGGCAAGACTGCAAGAGGAAAATAACAATCTCAAAGAATTCTTAAACTCCTCAAGTGTGAAAGCCTTGGAGAAAAAAACTAAG AGCCTTCTCTCTGCTCAGAGTGGCGATGGGAGGAGGAACCGGAAGCGGAATTCTGAAATCCAGAATCTGCAGGGTGTTGGAGAATTCCGGAACCTCAGTGCCAGTCAGCTGCTCCTTGGTTCTCAGGTGAAACGGACCTGCCAGAACTTGTCCCTGGAGTTCTGTTCCGAAGAGGAGCTAGCCTGCACCGATTCTGTGGACCTGTGGATCTTGCAGACCTTGGGCCTGAAGGACGAGGACACCATCGATACATCATCCACTGAATACAGCTTCAACTGCTCCATTAGCTCCCTCACCAAATGCAGCTCCGTCACAGACTCCTCTGGTGACTACTGCCAAACAACCGATCATAAAAACACAGCTTATGACTCACCTACTGATGGCCTGTGCAATGGTGCCAGTATAGGACTATCCAATGATTACTGCTTTAACACCAACAGTGACTACAGTGTCTCTACAGACTCCGGCTCTGACTTCACTGGAACTGTGCTGTCTGTCCTATACAGCCCTAGCATAGAAGTCCCCCCCAATTTCCATGTCAACCCTTATGAACCTCCACTGCCCCAATCGGTCAACGCTCTCTCGCCACCTGATCCAATACAGTCATTCAGGCCCATCTTAGCCTCCTCACCCAACCTATCTCAGGACAGGAGTCCCGGACTGCACCACACTCCCAGCCTGCACTGCGGTAGCCCCTCCAGTCCCATAGGGGGTGACGTGATGACTACCCCATTGTCTACCCCAAGTAGCCAGACAGAGCTGGCCTTCAGCATATCCCTAAACCCTTCCAGCAGCGTCAGACTCAATACACACAGCTTTCCTCAGGGACAGGCCTTCGTCCGCAAGAACACCCAGGGAGGCTGGAACTTTACCTGGGTCCCCAAACAAGGCCCGTAA